The Ancylobacter sp. WKF20 genome contains a region encoding:
- a CDS encoding heavy metal translocating P-type ATPase gives MSAAYAAGSLSGDDLTPRSICGFVETRGDIRRLSLLVDGAHCAACISAIEERLRDDPAVTMARLNLALRRLSVEWRGDLAHADTLARQVEALGYRVAPFDPAFLTRLDSDAGRELLRALAIAAFASSNVMMLSLAVWAGQAEDMAGGTQLLFQWLAALVALPAVAYAGRPFFRSALGALRQGRTTIDVPIALGLILTSLISLIELIRHGRDVYFDSATALLFVLLVGRYLDFRVRARSRATVERLLMLKAHGATVCREDGTLAVLPAHAVRAGMIILSRPGERVAVDGIVVEGRSDIDVAIVTGESLPRAVGPGTRVLAGSVNLTQPLKLRASAGVEDSHLADIVRLVEQAEARRGRARQLADRVARIWTPIIHGVALATLLGWWLLTDAGLAPALLNAVSVLIIACPCAIGLAVPAVQVVATGALLKRGILLRAGDALERLAGVDLVAFDKTGTLTRGEPRITEWPEDSTAIRLAASLASASPHPVARVLHAAAPLEEPAAGWEEVPGEGIRAMTPEGEVRLGRASFCDVPGAPDSPTSEVWLARPGHAPARFAVEDALRPDVAETVTRFAAAGIPSAILSGDRPEVVARVARVLDIGIGQGGLLPRDKLARLEGWRAAGRHTLMVGDGLNDAPALAAAHVSASFAHGAPASQSAADIVLPFGDLAAVHHVWRAGRRAHRIILQNLGLAALYNIALIPVAVCGLVTPLGAALAMAASSLTVTLNALRAGEPNGERG, from the coding sequence AGCGTCGAATGGCGCGGCGACCTCGCCCATGCCGACACGCTCGCCCGGCAGGTCGAGGCTCTCGGCTACCGGGTGGCGCCGTTCGACCCCGCTTTTCTCACCCGCCTCGACAGCGACGCCGGCCGCGAGCTCCTGCGCGCGCTCGCCATCGCCGCCTTCGCCTCGTCCAACGTGATGATGCTCTCGCTGGCGGTCTGGGCGGGGCAGGCCGAGGACATGGCGGGCGGCACGCAGCTATTGTTCCAATGGCTGGCCGCGCTCGTCGCCCTTCCCGCCGTCGCCTATGCCGGGCGCCCCTTCTTCCGCTCGGCGCTTGGGGCGCTGCGGCAGGGACGCACCACTATCGACGTGCCGATCGCGCTGGGCCTCATCCTCACCAGCCTGATCAGCCTCATCGAACTGATCCGCCACGGCCGCGACGTCTATTTCGACAGCGCGACGGCGTTGCTGTTCGTGCTGCTAGTCGGGCGCTATCTCGATTTTCGCGTGCGCGCCCGCTCCCGCGCCACCGTCGAGCGCCTGCTGATGCTGAAGGCCCATGGCGCGACGGTGTGCCGGGAGGATGGAACGCTCGCGGTTCTGCCGGCCCATGCCGTGCGCGCCGGCATGATCATCCTCTCTCGCCCCGGCGAGCGCGTGGCGGTCGATGGTATCGTCGTGGAAGGACGCTCCGATATCGATGTTGCCATCGTCACAGGTGAGAGCCTGCCACGGGCGGTTGGGCCCGGCACGCGGGTGCTCGCCGGCAGCGTGAATCTCACGCAGCCGCTGAAGCTGCGGGCCAGCGCCGGCGTCGAGGACAGCCACCTCGCCGACATCGTCCGCCTTGTCGAACAGGCCGAGGCGCGCCGGGGCCGGGCGCGTCAGCTGGCCGACCGTGTTGCCCGCATCTGGACGCCGATCATCCACGGCGTGGCGCTGGCGACCTTGCTCGGCTGGTGGCTGCTGACCGATGCCGGCCTCGCCCCCGCGCTGCTCAATGCCGTGAGCGTGCTCATCATCGCCTGCCCCTGCGCCATCGGGCTCGCCGTGCCGGCGGTGCAGGTGGTGGCGACCGGCGCGCTGCTGAAACGCGGCATTCTGCTGCGCGCCGGCGATGCGCTGGAGCGGCTGGCCGGCGTTGATCTCGTCGCCTTCGACAAGACCGGGACGCTCACACGCGGCGAACCGCGCATCACTGAGTGGCCCGAGGACAGCACCGCGATCCGTCTCGCCGCGTCCCTGGCCAGCGCCAGCCCCCATCCGGTGGCGCGGGTCCTCCACGCCGCCGCGCCGCTGGAGGAACCGGCTGCCGGCTGGGAGGAAGTGCCCGGCGAGGGAATCCGCGCGATGACGCCGGAGGGCGAAGTCCGGCTCGGCCGCGCCAGCTTCTGCGATGTGCCGGGTGCCCCGGACAGCCCGACCAGCGAGGTCTGGCTGGCCCGCCCCGGCCACGCCCCGGCGCGCTTTGCCGTCGAGGATGCCCTTCGCCCCGACGTGGCGGAGACGGTGACACGGTTCGCCGCGGCCGGCATCCCGTCGGCGATATTGTCGGGAGACCGGCCCGAGGTGGTGGCGCGCGTGGCCCGGGTGCTCGACATTGGCATCGGCCAAGGCGGGCTGTTGCCGCGCGACAAGCTCGCCCGGCTGGAGGGCTGGCGTGCCGCGGGGCGCCACACGCTGATGGTCGGGGACGGGCTCAACGACGCGCCGGCGCTGGCGGCGGCGCATGTCTCGGCAAGCTTCGCCCATGGCGCCCCGGCGAGCCAGAGCGCGGCGGACATCGTGCTGCCCTTCGGCGATCTCGCCGCCGTCCACCATGTCTGGCGGGCCGGGCGGCGCGCCCATCGCATCATCCTGCAGAATCTGGGACTGGCGGCGCTCTACAACATCGCGCTCATTCCGGTGGCGGTGTGCGGGCTGGTGACGCCGCTGGGCGCGGCCCTCGCCATGGCGGCGAGTTCGCTGACCGTCACCCTCAACGCGTTGCGGGCGGGTGAACCGAACGGGGAGCGCGGCTGA
- a CDS encoding sulfite exporter TauE/SafE family protein: MVDLSFLGGLILGLASSLHCAGMCGGIASGLLLAFDPRRGPAQRAGVLLVSQAGRITAYVMAGSFLGVVGSEFYGAFHQAGAHLVMRWAAAVALGWIGLSMTGLVPAVSVVDRLGVPFARLARHPARLAFAGGYAGPFIAGTAWGLLPCGMVYGALFYAMLTGSGGGGAMVMAGFGLGTLPAVTATALGVTALRHMAFAPRIRVLAGATLVAIAAASALLPAAAWEGLCLT; encoded by the coding sequence ATGGTCGATCTCAGCTTTCTTGGCGGCCTGATACTCGGCCTTGCCAGCAGCCTGCACTGCGCCGGCATGTGCGGTGGCATCGCCTCCGGCCTTCTGCTCGCCTTCGACCCCCGCCGCGGACCGGCGCAACGCGCCGGGGTGCTGTTGGTGAGCCAGGCGGGGCGGATCACCGCCTATGTCATGGCGGGCAGCTTCCTCGGCGTCGTCGGATCGGAGTTCTACGGCGCCTTCCATCAGGCGGGCGCGCATCTCGTCATGCGCTGGGCGGCGGCGGTGGCGCTTGGCTGGATCGGGCTGTCGATGACCGGCCTGGTGCCGGCGGTGAGCGTCGTGGACCGGCTCGGCGTGCCGTTCGCCCGGCTGGCGCGCCATCCCGCCCGCCTCGCCTTTGCCGGCGGCTACGCCGGCCCGTTCATTGCCGGGACCGCCTGGGGATTGCTGCCCTGCGGCATGGTCTATGGCGCCCTGTTCTACGCCATGCTGACCGGGAGCGGGGGCGGCGGGGCGATGGTGATGGCCGGCTTCGGGCTCGGCACGCTGCCGGCGGTGACGGCGACAGCCTTAGGCGTCACCGCGCTGCGGCACATGGCGTTCGCGCCACGTATCCGCGTTCTGGCGGGCGCGACCCTCGTCGCGATCGCGGCAGCCAGCGCGCTGCTGCCAGCCGCCGCCTGGGAAGGGCTGTGCCTGACGTGA
- the ccoS gene encoding cbb3-type cytochrome oxidase assembly protein CcoS: protein MDVLLFLVPIALALGTLGLAAFFWTLRTGQYDDLDGDATRILLDKDTPEASP from the coding sequence ATGGATGTGCTGCTGTTCCTCGTTCCCATCGCGCTGGCGCTCGGCACGCTGGGATTGGCGGCGTTCTTCTGGACGCTGCGCACCGGTCAGTATGACGACCTCGACGGCGACGCCACTCGCATTCTCCTCGACAAGGACACCCCCGAGGCTTCCCCATGA
- the cydB gene encoding cytochrome d ubiquinol oxidase subunit II, whose amino-acid sequence MILHTLIDYDVLRVVWWLLLGVLLIGFAIMDGFDLGTATLLPFVARTDLERRTVINAIGPTWEGNQVWLILGGGAIFAAWPPLYAVSFSGFYLAMFAILFALILRPVGFKYRSKRESAAWRAGWDWALFVGGLVPALVMGVAVGNVLQGVPFHLDGDLRIFYDGTTLFELLNPYGLLAGLLSVAMLVMHGAGWIELKTDGVIAARARTLGSLAALVTLVLFILGGVWLWFGIAGYEFTSAIVTTGPSNPLAKTVAQAPGVWFANYAAHPWMWIAPVMGLAGALGSFILLRANKGGFAWLMSSVSIFGIIATVGLSMFPFILPSSIDPRSSLTVWDASSSHLTLFIMLVCALIFVPIILAYTSWVYKVLWGKVDVQAIAKDTGHAY is encoded by the coding sequence ATGATCCTCCATACCCTCATCGACTATGACGTCCTGCGCGTTGTCTGGTGGCTGCTGCTTGGCGTGCTGCTGATCGGCTTTGCCATCATGGACGGGTTCGACCTCGGCACGGCCACGCTGCTGCCCTTCGTCGCCCGCACCGATCTCGAACGGCGCACGGTCATCAACGCCATCGGGCCCACCTGGGAAGGCAATCAGGTGTGGCTGATCCTCGGCGGCGGCGCCATCTTCGCCGCCTGGCCGCCGCTCTACGCCGTGTCCTTCTCCGGCTTCTACCTCGCCATGTTCGCCATCCTGTTCGCGCTGATCCTGCGCCCGGTCGGCTTCAAGTACCGCTCGAAGCGCGAGAGCGCGGCCTGGCGGGCGGGCTGGGACTGGGCGCTGTTCGTCGGCGGGCTGGTGCCGGCGCTGGTGATGGGCGTCGCGGTCGGCAACGTCTTGCAGGGCGTGCCCTTCCACCTCGATGGCGATTTGCGCATCTTCTATGACGGCACGACTCTGTTCGAGCTGCTGAACCCCTATGGCCTGCTCGCCGGCCTTCTGTCCGTCGCCATGCTGGTGATGCACGGCGCGGGCTGGATCGAGCTGAAGACGGACGGCGTCATCGCCGCCCGCGCCCGCACGCTCGGCTCGCTGGCGGCGCTCGTCACCCTCGTCCTGTTCATCCTCGGCGGCGTGTGGCTCTGGTTCGGCATTGCCGGCTATGAATTCACCAGCGCCATCGTCACCACCGGCCCATCCAACCCGCTCGCCAAGACGGTGGCGCAGGCGCCGGGCGTGTGGTTCGCCAATTACGCTGCGCATCCCTGGATGTGGATCGCGCCCGTCATGGGCCTTGCCGGCGCGCTGGGCAGCTTCATCCTGCTGCGGGCCAACAAGGGCGGCTTTGCCTGGCTGATGAGCTCAGTGTCGATCTTCGGCATCATCGCGACGGTGGGGCTGTCCATGTTCCCCTTCATCCTGCCGTCCTCGATCGACCCGCGCTCCAGCCTCACCGTGTGGGACGCCTCCTCGAGCCATCTCACCCTGTTCATCATGCTGGTCTGCGCGCTGATCTTCGTGCCGATCATCCTCGCCTATACGAGCTGGGTCTACAAAGTGCTCTGGGGCAAGGTGGACGTGCAGGCGATCGCCAAAGACACCGGTCACGCCTACTGA
- a CDS encoding YcnI family protein translates to MIRSTSLAAALLALGASGAFAHVTLETQQAPVPSTYKAIFRVPHGCEGKPTLKVRIQIPEGVISVKPQPKPGWTLEKVKGKYATTYDYYGTPTSEGVKEVIWSGGNLPDDEYDEFVLRAYLTPGLKTGTTLYFPVVQECPDGATERWIEIPAEGKSADDYELPAPGVKLVPKN, encoded by the coding sequence ATGATCCGTTCGACTTCTCTCGCCGCCGCGTTGCTCGCGCTCGGCGCCAGCGGCGCGTTCGCCCATGTCACGCTGGAAACCCAGCAGGCGCCGGTGCCGTCCACCTACAAGGCGATCTTCCGCGTGCCGCATGGCTGCGAGGGCAAGCCGACCCTCAAGGTCCGCATCCAGATTCCCGAGGGCGTGATCTCGGTGAAGCCGCAGCCCAAGCCCGGCTGGACGCTGGAGAAGGTGAAGGGCAAGTACGCCACCACCTATGACTATTACGGCACCCCCACCAGCGAGGGCGTGAAGGAAGTCATCTGGAGCGGCGGCAACCTGCCGGATGATGAGTATGACGAGTTCGTGCTGCGCGCCTATCTCACCCCCGGCCTCAAGACCGGCACGACGCTGTACTTCCCGGTTGTGCAGGAATGCCCGGATGGCGCGACCGAGCGCTGGATCGAGATTCCCGCCGAGGGCAAGAGCGCGGACGACTACGAGCTGCCCGCGCCCGGCGTGAAGCTGGTGCCGAAGAACTGA
- the cydX gene encoding cytochrome bd-I oxidase subunit CydX, whose product MWYFAWILGLPLAAAFAVLNAMWYELMDDAARKDRPQAAPASLKVR is encoded by the coding sequence ATGTGGTACTTCGCCTGGATCCTCGGCCTGCCGCTCGCGGCTGCCTTCGCCGTGCTCAACGCGATGTGGTACGAGCTGATGGACGACGCCGCCCGCAAGGATCGCCCCCAAGCGGCGCCGGCGTCCCTGAAGGTGCGCTGA
- a CDS encoding Crp/Fnr family transcriptional regulator, producing MFINAALRSDALRAWPLLPVPSEADASALVIAAREPVTPDLLAEGRLYRVETGCLALCRQVDAERRQILDIVGPGRLIDQGLANRLPCQIVAFAPTRLAPVDAPSIGLEALAAAHQQVMLDRALGHLTRLGRLGAGERVAEALLDLAGQYAPQACFKGEGSEAFPFHLSRGDLADWLGLTLETVSRCMSRLKQDGVIDFGKGPSLTVLDRAALTEIARGSRKLQALYAPRQAG from the coding sequence ATGTTCATCAACGCTGCCCTACGGTCCGACGCCCTGCGCGCGTGGCCGCTCTTGCCTGTTCCGTCCGAGGCGGACGCGTCTGCGCTCGTGATCGCCGCCCGTGAACCGGTCACGCCCGACCTTCTCGCTGAGGGTCGCCTCTATCGGGTCGAAACCGGCTGCCTGGCGCTCTGCCGCCAGGTCGACGCCGAGCGGCGTCAGATCCTCGACATCGTCGGCCCGGGCCGGTTGATCGATCAGGGCCTAGCCAACCGCCTCCCCTGCCAGATCGTCGCCTTCGCGCCGACCCGTCTCGCGCCGGTCGACGCCCCGTCGATTGGGCTGGAGGCGCTCGCGGCCGCGCATCAGCAGGTGATGCTGGACCGGGCCCTCGGCCATCTCACACGGCTCGGCCGGCTGGGCGCCGGCGAGAGGGTGGCCGAGGCGCTGCTCGATCTCGCCGGGCAATATGCCCCTCAGGCCTGTTTCAAGGGCGAAGGGAGCGAGGCGTTCCCGTTCCATCTCAGCCGGGGCGATCTCGCCGACTGGCTGGGCCTCACTCTGGAGACGGTCAGCCGCTGCATGAGCCGGCTCAAGCAGGACGGGGTGATCGACTTCGGCAAGGGCCCCAGCCTAACCGTTCTCGATCGCGCCGCCCTGACCGAGATCGCGCGCGGCAGCCGGAAACTGCAGGCGCTCTACGCGCCCCGGCAGGCGGGATGA
- a CDS encoding copper resistance CopC/CopD family protein, with translation MPFALLPPTPLLRLLLILLVAGLGWTLPSRPALAHASLVAASPADGAMLAQAPAGFALTFSEPTSPLLLSLVTPDGTRLPLDRFTLRDQTLEIDAPPGLSQGTHVLSWRVISEDGHPVGGSVVFSIGSPSITAPAAAEGAEPNVARMIWGLRALLYAGLFVGIGGAFCLAWLSAPARAGETWIGAALVLAALAALASGGLQGVDALEAPLTGLGRAIIWQTGFATSFGQTVMGALLATILAGSSLATTGIPARFLSLLALVTLGVALAASGHAGAAPPQGLTRPAVFLHGVGIALWVGALLPLALLFRRSVPEAGAALCGFSAVIPFAVLPLLASGLLLAIIQLGTPAALWETAYGRVLAAKIILVAALLALAAYNRRRLTEPAKRGEPDARRLLVRTIQLEIALVLAIFALAALWRFTPPPRALALAAAQPAQTHIHALKAMADLTVTPGRAGPVDVSLMLMTGEFGPLDAKEVTLVLANPTLGIEPIRRKAERRDGLWRIDGMVLPAAGEWSVRIDILISDFDMTRLEGTLHIRR, from the coding sequence GTGCCCTTTGCCCTGCTGCCGCCGACACCGTTGCTCCGCCTCCTGCTGATACTTCTGGTCGCGGGTCTGGGCTGGACCTTGCCCAGCCGCCCGGCGCTGGCGCATGCCTCGCTGGTCGCGGCCAGCCCGGCGGATGGCGCGATGCTGGCGCAGGCGCCGGCAGGCTTTGCCCTCACCTTCAGCGAACCGACCTCGCCCCTGCTGCTGTCGCTGGTCACACCAGACGGCACCCGTCTGCCGCTGGACCGCTTCACCCTGCGCGACCAGACGCTGGAGATCGACGCTCCGCCCGGGCTTTCGCAGGGCACCCATGTGCTGAGCTGGCGGGTGATTTCCGAGGACGGTCATCCCGTCGGCGGCTCCGTCGTGTTCTCGATCGGCAGCCCAAGCATAACCGCGCCGGCGGCGGCCGAGGGCGCGGAGCCAAACGTTGCCCGCATGATCTGGGGTCTGCGCGCGCTGCTCTATGCCGGCCTGTTCGTCGGCATTGGCGGCGCCTTCTGCCTCGCCTGGCTCTCGGCACCCGCCCGCGCCGGCGAAACCTGGATCGGCGCCGCGCTGGTGCTCGCCGCGCTTGCCGCGCTCGCCTCCGGCGGCCTTCAGGGTGTGGACGCGCTGGAGGCGCCGCTGACCGGCCTTGGCCGGGCGATCATCTGGCAGACCGGCTTCGCCACCAGCTTCGGCCAGACCGTCATGGGGGCGTTGCTGGCGACGATCCTCGCCGGGTCCAGCCTCGCGACTACCGGCATTCCCGCGCGCTTTCTGTCTCTCCTCGCCCTTGTCACGCTGGGTGTCGCGCTTGCGGCGAGCGGCCATGCCGGCGCGGCTCCGCCGCAAGGGCTGACCCGGCCGGCAGTGTTCCTCCATGGCGTCGGCATCGCCCTGTGGGTCGGGGCGCTTCTCCCGCTCGCGCTGCTCTTTCGGCGCTCAGTGCCCGAGGCGGGCGCCGCCCTGTGCGGCTTCTCGGCCGTCATTCCCTTCGCTGTGCTGCCGCTGCTGGCATCCGGCCTGTTGCTGGCGATCATCCAGCTCGGCACCCCCGCCGCCTTGTGGGAGACGGCCTATGGGCGTGTGCTCGCGGCGAAGATCATCCTCGTGGCGGCGCTCCTCGCCCTCGCCGCCTATAACCGCCGGCGCCTCACCGAACCGGCGAAACGGGGCGAGCCCGACGCCCGCCGCCTTCTGGTGCGAACGATCCAGCTGGAGATCGCCCTCGTCCTTGCCATCTTCGCCCTCGCGGCACTCTGGCGCTTCACGCCGCCGCCGCGCGCCCTTGCCTTGGCCGCCGCCCAGCCGGCGCAGACCCATATCCACGCGCTGAAGGCGATGGCGGACCTCACCGTGACGCCGGGCCGGGCGGGACCGGTCGATGTCAGCCTCATGCTGATGACCGGCGAGTTCGGGCCGCTCGACGCCAAGGAGGTGACGCTGGTGCTGGCCAATCCCACCCTCGGCATTGAGCCGATCCGCCGCAAGGCCGAACGCCGCGACGGGCTGTGGCGCATCGATGGCATGGTCCTTCCCGCGGCCGGGGAATGGAGCGTGCGCATCGACATACTGATCAGCGATTTCGACATGACCCGCTTGGAGGGCACGCTGCACATCCGCCGCTGA